A window from Gossypium raimondii isolate GPD5lz chromosome 7, ASM2569854v1, whole genome shotgun sequence encodes these proteins:
- the LOC105769463 gene encoding probable adenylate kinase 7, mitochondrial has translation MAIARLPKLRLATATAVSVSTFLKPLRHGLRSFGSAAALELPDEDVYYEYEQAHRDRRSAQPKIDVDGSATDRGVQWVLIGEPGVKRHAYAERLSKLLEVPHISMGTLVRQELNPHSSLYKQIANAVNEGKLVPEDVIFALLSKRLEEGYYGGENGFILDGIPRTRIQAEILDQITDIDLVVNFKRTEEQMLKSSESEVLHIGSSKDVGTSWKKNVHVYSEQAKSVEDYYSKQKKLLNFQVSGAPADAWQGLLAALHLQHINALASSQKLTA, from the exons ATGGCAATAGCACGCCTGCCAAAACTCCGACTTGCCACCGCCACAGCCGTCTCCGTTTCCACCTTCCTTAAGCCACTCAGACATGGGCTCCGATCATTCGGATCAGCAGCTGCGTTGGAGCTTCCTGACGAGGATGTATACTACGAGTACGAACAAGCTCACCGGGATCGGCGCTCAGCTCAGCCGAAGATTGATGTGGATGGGTCAGCGACAGACAGGGGAGTCCAATGGGTACTTATAGGAGAGCCTGGGGTCAAACGACATGCTTATGCTGAAAGGCTTTCGAAGCTTCTAGAAGTTCCACATATTTCAATGGGTACCCTCGTTAGACAAGAGCTTAATCCCCACTCTTCTCTTTACAAACAG ATTGCAAATGCTGTGAATGAAGGGAAGCTTGTTCCCGAGGATGTTATTTTTGCTTTATTGTCTAAGAGGCTTGAAGAAGGTTACTATGGTGGTGAAAATGGTTTCATTCTTGATGGGATTCCACGAACCAGGATCCAGGCT GAGATTCTTGATCAAATTACTGATATTGATCTGGTTGTCAACTTTAAACGTACTGAAGAGCAAATGTTGAAGAGCTCAGAAAGTGAGGTTCTTCACATTGGCAGTTCTAAAGATGTAGGAACTTCCTGGAAGAAAAATGTCCATGTATACTCAGAGCAG GCCAAGTCAGTGGAGGATTATTACAGTAAGCAAAAGAAGCTTCTCAATTTTCAGGTGTCTGGTGCACCAGCAGATGCATGGCAAGGTCTTTTGGCTGCATTACATCTTCAACATATTAATGCTCTCGCTTCTTCACAGAAGCTGACGGCATAA
- the LOC105769478 gene encoding ribulose-phosphate 3-epimerase, cytoplasmic isoform, producing MGVTPKIAPSMLSSDFANLASEAKRMLDFGADWLHMDIMDGHFVPNLTIGAPVIESLRKHTKAYLDCHLMVTNPIDYVEPLGKAGASGFTFHVEVSKENWQELIQKIKLKGMRPGVALKPGTPIEEVYPLINSENPVEMVLVMTVEPGFGGQKFMPEMMEKVRMLRNKYPSLDIEVDGGLGPSTIDVAASAGANCIVAGSSVFGAPEPAAVISLMRKSVLENQEKC from the exons ATGGGTGTAACACCAAAAATCGCTCCATCCATGCTTTCATCGGATTTTGCTAACTTAGCATCAGAGGCAAAGCGCATGCTTGACTTCGGCGCTGATTGGCTTCACATGGATATCATG GATGG GCACTTCGTTCCGAACCTAACCATTGGTGCTCCGGTCATTGAAAGTTTAAGAAAGCACACAAA GGCATATTTGGATTGCCACCTTATGGTCACTAATCCGATTGATTACGTTGAACCTTTGGGTAAAGCTGGTGCATCCGGTTTCACTTTTCATGTTGAGGTATCCAAAG AAAACTGGCAAGAACTTATCCAAAAAATTAAGTTGAAAGGCATGAGGCCTGGTGTGGCGTTAAAGCCTGGAACACCGATTGAGGAGGTTTATCCTCTG ATCAACAGTGAAAATCCCGTGGAAATGGTTCTTGTGATGACTGTGGAACCTGGATTTGGTGGACAAAAGTTCATGCCAGAAATGATGGAAAAG GTGCGCATGCTAAGGAACAAGTATCCATCTCTCGATATAGAG GTCGATGGCGGATTAGGGCCTTCAACTATTGATGTGGCTGCATCAGCCGGAGCAAATTGCATAGTGGCAGGGAGTTCAGTATTTGGAGCTCCAGAGCCAGCTGCAGTTATATCCCTTATGAGAAAGAGTGTTTTGGAAAATCAGGAGAAATGTTAA
- the LOC105769444 gene encoding probable inactive leucine-rich repeat receptor-like protein kinase At3g03770, with protein MGYFYLFLLVLFSWSCHGLQTYQTQLLLQIRKHLEYPSQLQILDNYNGDLCNLSAMSNLTISCQDNFVTEFKIRGDKVANVSDFNGYAIPSKTLSKTFSIDSLVTTLTRLTSLKVLSLVSLGIWGPLPDKIHRLYSLEFLDLSSNFMFGSIPPQISRMVKLQTLTLDGNYFNDTIPNTLDSLSNLSVLSFRGNRLKGQFPSSICRISSLTDVAMCHNKLSGKLPDLSSLTRLRVLDVRENRLDSELPVMPQGLVTALLAKNLFSGEIPAQFGVLSHLQHLDLSFNQLSGTPPSALFDLPSISYLNLASNVLSGSLPEHLTCGSKLGFVDISNNKFVGDLPSCLDNKSDKRVVKYGGNCLSTDGQQQHQGLYCKEANTRRSGRKTAVLVAIIVVSVLLLMLLAFGILILFQRCRPRRTFETHIRQKVVQDNLTTGVSSEVLANARFISEVAKLGTQGTPICRLFSMEELEEATDNFDSSMFMGEGFTGKLYKGRLENGTYVVIRSLTLQKKYSIQNLKVRLDFLSKLHHPHLVGLLGHCIAGGVQDDSGASKVFLVYDYVPNGNYRMHLSETCPEKVLKWSDRLAILIDVAKAVHFLHTGVIPGVYNNRLKTNNILLDEHRLAKLSDYGMFIIMEENEKLEAKGESLKSSRRKTLEDDVYNFGFILLESLVGPIVSGKGETFLLNEMVSFGSQDGRKRIVDPTVLTTCSQESLSIVVSITGKCICPEPSSRPSFEDVLWNLQYAAQVQAAADADQKSDSTS; from the exons ATGGGATACTTCTACTTGTTTCTTCTAGTATTGTTTTCATGGAGTTGCCATGGATTACAAACTtaccaaactcaacttttgtTGCAAATAAGGAAGCATTTAGAGTACCCTTCACAGCTACAAATTCTGGATAATTACAATGGGGATCTCTGTAACTTGTCTGCAATGTCTAATTTGACTATATCTTGCCAGGATAATTTTGTCACTGAGTTTAAGATTAGGGGAGATAAGGTTGCAAATGTTAGTGACTTCAATGGATATGCAATTCCTAGTAAAACATTGTCTAAGACTTTCTCCATTGATTCATTAGTTACCACGTTGACAAGGTTAACCAGTTTGAAGGTGCTTAGTTTAGTGTCTCTTGGAATTTGGGGACCACTTCCTGATAAGATTCATAGGCTATATTCCCTTGAATTTTTGGATTTAAGCTCCAATTTCATGTTTGGTTCAATCCCACCTCAGATATCTAGAATGGTTAAGCTTCAAACTCTAACATTGGATGGCAATTACTTCAATGATACTATTCCTAATACACTAGATTCCTTGTCAAACCTTAGTGTTCTAAGCTTTAGAGGCAATAGGTTGAAGGGTCAGTTTCCTTCCTCCATATGTCGAATTTCGAGCCTAACAGATGTTGCAATGTGCCACAATAAGCTTTCAGGTAAGTTGCCTGATTTGAGTTCCTTAACTCGCTTGCGTGTGCTTGATGTAAGAGAGAATCGGTTGGATTCCGAACTGCCTGTCATGCCCCAAGGATTGGTTACAGCTCTTCTAGCTAAGAACTTATTTTCCGGTGAAATTCCAGCACAATTTGGTGTATTGAGTCATCTTCAACACCTTGACTTGTCTTTCAATCAACTGAGTGGAACACCACCCTCTGCTTTGTTTGATTTGCCAAGCATCAGTTACTTGAATTTGGCATCAAATGTGCTGAGTGGTTCACTTCCAGAGCATCTAACATGTGGTAGCAAACTCGGATTTGTCGATATTTCTAATAACAAGTTCGTTGGTGATCTTCCTTCTTGCTTAGACAATAAATCAGATAAGAGAGTAGTAAAATATGGTGGGAACTGTTTGTCAACTGATGGCCAACAACAGCATCAAGGTCTTTATTGTAAAGAAGCAAACACAAGGAGAAGTGGAAGAAAGACAGCTGTATTAGTTGCTATTATTGTAGTATCTGTTCTACTTTTGATGCTTTTGGCATTTGGGATTCTTATTCTGTTTCAAAGATGCCGACCAAGACGGACTTTTGAAACTCATATACGACAAAAGGTTGTTCAAGACAATCTAACAACCGGGGTTTCATCCGAAGTTCTTGCAAATGCCA GATTCATTTCTGAAGTTGCTAAACTTGGGACACAAGGTACTCCAATATGTAGACTGTTTTCCATGGAAGAGTTGGAAGAAGCTACAGATAACTTTGATTCATCAATGTTCATGGGTGAAGGCTTTACTGGAAAG CTCTACAAAGGAAGATTGGAGAATGGAACCTATGTTGTCATTCGATCATTGACTTTACAGAagaaatattcaattcaaaatcttAAAGTTAGGCTTGATTTCTTGTCAAAGCTTCATCATCCACATTTAGTAGGCCTTTTAGGTCACTGCATTGCTGGTGGCGTACAAGATGATTCCGGCGCAAGCAAAGTCTTCCTCGTATATGACTATGTGCCTAACGGGAACTATCGTATGCACTTGTCAG AAACTTGTCCAGAGAAGGTTCTTAAGTGGTCAGATAGATTAGCGATTCTAATCGATGTAGCCAAGGCTGTACATTTTCTACATACTGGGGTTATTCCCGGAGTTTATAATAACCGGTTGAAGACGAACAATATACTGCTGGACGAGCATCGATTAGCAAAGCTGAGTGACTATGGGATGTTTATCAtcatggaagaaaatgaaaaactagAG GCAAAGGGAGAGAGCTTAAAGTCTAG CCGAAGGAAAACATTAGAGGATGATGTTTACAATTTTGGATTTATATTACTTGAGTCACTTGTTGGGCCTATTGTGAGTGGAAAAGGAGAaacatttcttttaaatgaaatg GTATCTTTCGGCAGCCAGGATGGCCGAAAGAGAATTGTGGATCCGACGGTGTTGACCACTTGCTCACAGGAGTCGTTATCCATCGTAGTATCAATTACTGGCAAATGCATATGTCCCGAACCATCATCTCGGCCATCGTTTGAGGACGTTCTTTGGAACTTACAGTATGCAGCTCAAGTTCAGGCTGCAGCTGATGCCGATCAGAAATCCGATTCTACATCGTAG
- the LOC105769472 gene encoding putative calcium-binding protein CML23, whose translation MNLYERVFNDIDKNGDGKISAAELHQCVKAIGWEVPLVEVEMAVVEGLDRDGDGVLGLEDLISLVEDVEDDDKMNDLKEAFKMYEMEGCGIITPLSLKKMLARLGESSWSLQDCKLMIAHFDLNGDGVLDFDEFRLMML comes from the coding sequence ATGAATCTATACGAGAGGGTATTTAACGACATTGATAAAAACGGAGATGGGAAGATATCGGCGGCGGAGCTTCATCAGTGCGTGAAGGCAATAGGGTGGGAAGTGCCGCTTGTGGAGGTGGAGATGGCGGTGGTGGAGGGTTTGGATAGAGATGGAGATGGAGTGTTAGGGTTGGAAGATTtgattagtttagtggaagatgtTGAAGACGATGataaaatgaatgatttgaaAGAGGCTTTCAAGATGTATGAGATGGAAGGGTGTGGGATTATTACACCACTGAGTTTGAAGAAGATGCTTGCTAGATTAGGTGAATCCTCTTGGAGTTTACAAGATTGTAAATTGATGATTGCTCATTTTGATCTTAATGGTGATGGCGTtcttgattttgatgaatttagacTCATGATGTTgtga
- the LOC105769455 gene encoding uncharacterized protein LOC105769455 — protein MVLGLNAKNRRGPTVRVDYLIHIQEIKPWPPSQSLRSLCSVLIQWENSERNSGSTKTTSPTLGSIVGEGKIEFNESFKLPVNLVRDLSVKGRDVDMFHKNFLEFNLYEPRREKIQLLATAIVDLAEYGVIKETLEITVPMNSKRSYSNTTQPMLLIKIDRISKGQNISSSRSGLSKELFQDKKGSESVSSLMDEEYAEEAEIASFTDDDVSSHSSLTVSSSNLESNGSSLPQNKENGLVAVTVGKEVKGEHILASKLNLERTNVANSSLTDLSSDFERSVDVRASALNSYGSNSSVRENIVNHKFQFTSSSLTSEKMHNEINSSGSKASVADDAYGFSLEANSGYGWQENGHEGQYSVDKRYFTKDEQLNVQSQENALRMKANDVKSIRPSSDVVNEELKEVGFAVDVHHRPGSSRSKSSNKRKDSKVYPKDTRNVILDNKVQQLENKIKMLEGELREAAATEAALYSVVAEHGSSMSKVHAPARRLSRLYLHACKEGSQLRRGSAAKSAVSGLALVAKACGNDVPRLMFWLSNCVVLRAIISESTVGRTERNGVEKGKKLASSPLKWRESSPGRKENKSFSDWDNPLAFTSALERVETWVFSRIIESVWWQALTPHMQSEGKKEIYEGKGSGSSKSYGRIPSSSNQDQVNFSLDHWKKAFKDACERLCPVRAAGHECGCLCLLSKLIMEQCVARLDVAMFNAILRDSGDEIPTDPVSDPISDTLVLPIPAGKTSFGAGAQLKNAIGNWSRWLTDLFGIDDDDLVGDENDWDDNDKQQITSLKSFNLLNALSDLMMLPKDMLLSKHIREEVCPTFAATLIKRVLDTFAPDEFCPDPVPNAVLEALEAEDPVEARKGSITNFPCVASPPVYSPPSATSVASIIGEVGSKSQLRRSGSSVLRKSHTSDDELDELNSPLSSIFIDGFLSSPFQSKPNRISKGNSNQSAIRYKLLRDVWMNSE, from the exons ATGGTTCTCGGTTTGAATGCAAAAAACCGGAGAGGACCGACAGTTCGAGTTGATTATCTAATCCACATTCAGGAGATTAAACCTTGGCCCCCTTCACAGTCACTGCGATCACTTTGTTCCGTCTTGATTCAATGGGAAAACAGTGAACGTAACTCAGGGTCTACCAAAACTACTTCACCGACACTCGGTTCCATTGTTGGTGAGGGAAAAATTGAGTTTAACGAGTCATTTAAGTTACCAGTGAATCTAGTAAGGGACTTGTCTGTTAAAGGAAGGGATGTTGATATGTTCCATAAGAATTTCTTAGAATTTAACTTGTATGAACCTCGAAGGGAAAAGATCCAATTGTTGGCAACTGCCATTGTGGATTTGGCGGAATACGGTGTTATCAAAGAGACATTAGAGATTACTGTTCCAATGAATAGTAAAAGGAGTTATAGTAACACTACACAGCCGATGTTGCTCATTAAAATTGATCGAATTTCCAAGGGTCAGAACATTTCTTCATCAAGAAGCGGCCTGTCAAAGGAACTATTTCAGGATAAGAAAGGTAGCGAGTCGGTTTCTTCTCTTATGGATGAAGAATATGCCGAGGAAGCTGAGATTGCTTCATTCACCGATGATGATGTTTCCTCACACTCATCTCTGACTGTGTCTTCATCAAATTTAGAATCTAATGGCAGTTCACTTCCTCAAAATAAAGAG AATGGATTGGTCGCTGTAACTGTTGGAAAGGAAGTTAAAGGGGAACATATACTGGCTTCGAAGTTGAACCTGGAAAGAACAAATGTGGCGAACTCATCATTAACAGACTTATCATCCGATTTTGAGAGATCAGTAGATGTGCGTGCTTCAGCACTTAACTCTTATGGTTCCAATTCATCTGTACGAGAAAACATTGTTaaccataaatttcaatttacttCATCATCCTTGACTAGTGAAAAGATGCACAACGAAATCAACTCTTCTGGTTCTAAGGCTTCAGTTGCTGATGATGCATATGGTTTTTCTTTGGAAGCAAACTCGGGATATGGTTGGCAAGAAAATGGACATGAAGGACAGTACTCAGTAGACAAAAGGTATTTTACCAAAGATGAACAATTGAATGTTCAATCACAAGAGAATGCTTTAAGAATGAAGGCCAATGATGTCAAATCCATTCGACCTTCATCAGACGTGGTTAATGAGGAGTTGAAGGAAGTTGGTTTTGCAGTGGATGTACACCATAGGCCGGGAAGCTCCAGAAGCAAATCGAGCAACAAAAGGAAAGATTCAAAGGTATATCCCAAGGATACTCGAAATGTCATTTTGGATAACAAAGTGCAGCAATTGGAAAACAAGATAAAGATGCTTGAAGGAGAGTTGAGAGAAGCTGCTGCCACTGAGGCTGCTTTGTACTCGGTAGTTGCCGAGCATGGAAGCTCCATGAGTAAGGTGCATGCTCCAGCCCGTCGCCTTTCTAGGTTGTATCTTCATGCTTGTAAGGAAGGTTCCCAATTAAGGAGAGGGAGTGCTGCTAAAAGCGCTGTTTCTGGACTTGCTTTGGTTGCGAAAGCATGTGGAAATGATGTTCCAAG GTTGATGTTCTGGTTGTCAAACTGTGTCGTTTTGAGAGCAATTATAAGTGAAAGTACTGTTGGACGCACAGAAAGAAATGGAGTTGAGAAGGGGAAGAAACTGGCATCATCTCCATTGAAATGGAGAGAATCCTCTCCTGgtagaaaggaaaataaaagttttagcgACTGGGACAACCCGCTTGCCTTTACTTCGGCCTTAGAAAGGGTTGAAACATGGGTCTTTTCTAGAATCATCGAGTCTGTCTGGTGGCAG GCACTCACTCCGCATATGCAGTCGGAGggtaaaaaggaaatttatgaAGGGAAGGGCTCTGGTTCAAGTAAAAGCTATGGGAGGATACCTAGTTCAAGTAATCAAGACCAAGTGAACTTTTCATTAGACCATTGGAAGAAAGCTTTCAAGGATGCTTGTGAAAGACTTTGCCCGGTTCGAGCTGCGGGGCATGAATGTGGCTGCTTATGTTTGCTGTCTAAATTG ATAATGGAGCAATGTGTGGCACGATTAGATGTGGCAATGTTCAATGCCATTCTCCGTGATTCTGGTGATGAAATCCCTACTGATCCTGTGTCTGACCCTATTAGTGATACTCTGGTGCTTCCTATTCCAGCTGGGAAAACAAGTTTTGGTGCCGGTGCACAACTGAAAAATGCG ATCGGAAACTGGTCGAGATGGTTGACTGACCTATTTGGCATAGATGACGATGACTTGGTTGGAGATGAGAATGACTGGGATGACAATGACAAGCAACAAATCACATCATTAAAGTCCTTCAATCTCCTTAATGCCTTGAGTGATCTCATGATGCTTCCCAAGGACATGCTTCTAAGTAAACATATCAGGGAAGAG gtatGTCCGACATTTGCTGCAACATTGATTAAGAGAGTTCTCGACACTTTTGCCCCTGACGAATTTTGCCCTGACCCGGTTCCAAATGCTGTGCTTGAAGCCCTGGAAGCCGAG GATCCTGTTGAAGCTAGGAAAGGTTCAATTACAAACTTTCCATGTGTAGCATCTCCTCCGGTTTATTCACCTCCTTCAGCAACATCCGTTGCTAGCATCATTGGAGAAGTTGGAAGCAAATCTCAACTGAGAAGAAGTGGGTCCTCAGTTCTCAGAAAATCACACACAAGCGATGATGAGCTCGATGAATTGAATTCACCCCTATCATCGATCTTCATCGATGGCTTCTTATCATCCCCTTTTCAATCAAAGCCTAACAGGATATCAAAGGGAAATAGTAACCAAAGTGCTATCAGATATAAACTCCTAAGAGATGTATGGATGAACTCTGAATAA